A window of Calonectris borealis chromosome 3, bCalBor7.hap1.2, whole genome shotgun sequence contains these coding sequences:
- the ID2 gene encoding DNA-binding protein inhibitor ID-2 gives MKAFSPVRSVRKNGLSEHNLGISRSKTPVDDPMSLLYNMNDCYSKLKELVPSIPQNKKVSKMEILQHVIDYILDLQIALDSHPSIVSLHHQRPGQNPSSRTPLTTLNTDISILSLQASEFPSELMSSDSKALCG, from the exons ATGAAAGCCTTCAGCCCGGTGCGGTCCGTCAGGAAAAACGGCCTCTCGGAGCACAACCTGGGCATCTCCCGGAGCAAAACCCCCGTGGATGACCCCATGAGCCTGCTGTACAACATGAACGACTGCTACTCCAAGCTGAAGGAGCTGGTGCCCAGCATCCCGCAGAACAAGAAAGTGAGCAAGATGGAAATCCTGCAGCACGTCATCGACTACATCCTGGACCTGCAGATCGCCTTGGACTCGCACCCCAGCATCGTCAGCCTGCACCACCAGAGACCCGGGCAAAACCCTTCCTCCAGAACTCCTCTGACCACCCTCAACACAGACATCAGCATCCTCTCGCTACAG GCGTCCGAGTTCCCCTCAGAGCTCATGTCGAGCGACAGCAAAGCACTTTGTGGCTGA